The genomic region CGACAGGTTTGTTGATTGAAGTGATGGATCGTCTCAAGCAGGCAGGCGTTGATCAGATCGCCGTGGCAGCGAGCCGGAGTGCGCCATGATTCGTCATGCCCTCTCTATACTGGGCGGCATTGCCTTAACCGTTGGTTTGTTTTGGATGTTAGCGCTACTGGTCACGCCCCCTGAACGCTCGCCTGAGGCCCCGGTTATGGCCATGTCGATGACTATGATAGACGCACCTGAAGTGGCGCCAGAGCAGGAAGCGCCACCACCTGCGCCTTCTGAGGCGGCAACTGCACCGCCGCCAATGCCTATGCCCGCACCGTCCCCGGTGGCTGAGAGTGCGATTGTGCTGCCTGAGGTAGAGCTTCCTGACGAGCCGGTGGAGCCTGTCGAGTTAGAGAGTGAGTTACCAGAGCTGACTGAAATTACTCCCGAGCCAACTCCACAGCCAGCGCCGACGCCCTCTCCAAGCCCTACGCCGGCGCCACAGCCTGCAGAGTCGG from Halomonas sp. 7T harbors:
- a CDS encoding energy transducer TonB, with the translated sequence MIRHALSILGGIALTVGLFWMLALLVTPPERSPEAPVMAMSMTMIDAPEVAPEQEAPPPAPSEAATAPPPMPMPAPSPVAESAIVLPEVELPDEPVEPVELESELPELTEITPEPTPQPAPTPSPSPTPAPQPAESAAPSSTPSTSQREAAPEAEPVPSNEPVSVGQVAPTSRVNPSYPPRAQRRGMEGFVEVEFVIRRDGSVDNSTIQVTRAQPRRVFEDAAREAIARWQFEPGQQLRRATQRIEFQLR